A stretch of Acidobacteriota bacterium DNA encodes these proteins:
- the rplS gene encoding 50S ribosomal protein L19, which translates to MNALEMIERPHLVERPEMRSGDTVRVHVKVREGDKERIQVYEGMVIGMHRGGSRASVTVRKVSFGQGVERIFPLHSPTVDKIEIIRSAKVRRAKLYFLRELRGKAARMKEKRRTT; encoded by the coding sequence ATGAATGCGTTAGAGATGATTGAACGTCCCCACCTGGTGGAGCGGCCCGAAATGCGATCGGGCGACACCGTGCGCGTACACGTGAAAGTGCGCGAGGGCGACAAGGAACGAATTCAGGTCTACGAGGGCATGGTCATTGGCATGCACCGTGGCGGATCGCGCGCGTCGGTGACCGTGCGCAAGGTGTCGTTCGGCCAGGGTGTCGAGCGTATCTTCCCGCTGCACTCGCCCACGGTGGACAAGATCGAGATCATTCGCAGCGCCAAGGTGCGCCGCGCGAAGCTCTACTTCCTGCGTGAACTGCGCGGCAAGGCCGCCCGCATGAAGGAAAAGCGCCGCACCACCTAG